From Peptoanaerobacter stomatis, one genomic window encodes:
- a CDS encoding undecaprenyl-phosphate glucose phosphotransferase, giving the protein MIKENQKILNFINIMIDALIIAFTYMLAYRMRATSDLILYVQSVTFSQYMQYVVIVVPLYLFSYYLFKVYTAQRLKSLVEEISKIVKANIVATIAFFTVLFILKDVNYSRYMTLIFMFWNMLLTAISRIVLRYMLRRIRRKGFNIKRAVLIGNSDTAMDFLQKTQQNLQWGYKIVAIFEEKVNINRQKRLKEKYKLSYIQRYDYSMLEEYLADKRVDEVVIGIKLKEYEHLDKIIRVCEKSGIKTQIIPDYLKYIPSKPVVEQIDDITIINIRHVPLENPINKVIKRLSDIILSIIAIVLTSPIMLVTAIAIKIESPGKIIFKQERVGYNRKKFYMYKFRSMREQTKEEEKDKWTTKDDNRKTKVGKFIRRMNIDEFPQFFNVLKGEMSFIGPRPERPFFVEKFKEEIPKYMVKHQVRPGITGWAQANGLRGDTSIKKRIEYDIFYIENWSISLDLKIIVLTIKNGFKNAY; this is encoded by the coding sequence TTGATTAAAGAAAATCAGAAGATATTAAACTTTATAAATATAATGATAGATGCACTCATAATAGCATTTACCTATATGCTTGCATATCGTATGAGAGCGACAAGCGATTTGATATTGTATGTACAATCCGTAACATTTTCTCAGTATATGCAATATGTTGTAATTGTTGTGCCTTTATATCTATTTTCATATTATTTGTTTAAAGTATATACTGCGCAAAGACTTAAAAGCCTTGTTGAAGAAATATCCAAGATTGTAAAGGCTAATATAGTTGCAACAATAGCATTTTTTACCGTATTGTTTATTTTAAAAGATGTCAATTATTCAAGATATATGACGCTCATATTTATGTTTTGGAATATGTTGCTTACAGCTATATCGAGAATAGTGCTCAGATATATGCTAAGACGTATAAGACGTAAAGGTTTCAATATAAAACGAGCGGTGCTCATAGGTAATAGCGATACAGCTATGGATTTTTTGCAAAAGACACAGCAAAATTTGCAATGGGGATATAAAATAGTAGCTATATTTGAAGAAAAAGTAAATATAAATAGACAAAAAAGATTGAAAGAAAAATATAAACTGTCCTATATACAAAGATATGATTATAGTATGCTTGAAGAATATCTTGCAGACAAACGAGTAGACGAAGTGGTAATAGGCATAAAATTGAAAGAATATGAGCATCTTGACAAAATAATAAGAGTATGCGAAAAATCTGGTATAAAAACGCAGATAATACCGGATTACCTTAAATATATACCTTCAAAACCCGTAGTTGAACAGATAGATGACATAACTATAATAAATATAAGACATGTTCCGCTTGAAAATCCTATAAATAAAGTTATAAAAAGGCTGTCCGATATAATATTATCCATAATAGCAATAGTTCTCACATCTCCGATAATGCTTGTGACAGCTATAGCTATAAAGATAGAAAGTCCGGGGAAAATAATATTTAAACAGGAGAGAGTCGGATATAACAGAAAAAAATTTTATATGTATAAATTTCGCTCAATGAGAGAGCAGACAAAAGAAGAAGAAAAAGATAAATGGACAACAAAAGATGACAACAGAAAAACAAAAGTAGGTAAGTTTATAAGGCGGATGAATATAGACGAATTTCCACAATTTTTCAATGTATTAAAAGGAGAAATGTCATTTATAGGTCCAAGACCGGAAAGACCTTTTTTTGTAGAAAAGTTTAAAGAAGAAATACCGAAATATATGGTAAAACACCAAGTAAGACCGGGAATCACAGGATGGGCGCAAGCTAACGGTCTAAGAGGAGATACATCAATTAAAAAAAGAATAGAATATGATATTTTCTATATAGAAAACTGGAGTATATCATTAGATTTGAAAATAATAGTGCTTACAATAAAAAACGGTTTTAAAAATGCGTATTGA
- a CDS encoding ABC transporter ATP-binding protein, whose translation MTNTNNEVIFEIKNLQTYFPIYEGFIKKKKVADVKAVDNVSFTVKRGETLGIVGESGCGKTTLGKSIMMLQKPTGGEARFNMNGEMKDIRKFSKEELFKFKKQVQMVFQDPYSSLNPMKTIYDAFDEPLKAHGYISKEEREQIMIDRLKTVNLQAEYIYRYPHEFSGGQRQRICIARALCVEPQVVVLDEPVSALDVSIQAQVLNLMQDIQKQFNLTYIFIAHDLSVVEYISDRIIVMYLGNIVEISKAEGLYKNPLHPYTQALLSAIPIPVVGADKNRIVLEGDVPSPINKPSGCAFHTRCKKAMDICKTQTPVIKNIDSEHMVACHLY comes from the coding sequence ATGACAAATACAAATAATGAAGTAATATTTGAAATTAAGAATTTGCAGACATATTTCCCTATATATGAAGGCTTTATTAAGAAGAAAAAAGTTGCAGATGTAAAAGCGGTTGACAATGTATCATTTACAGTAAAAAGAGGAGAGACACTTGGAATAGTAGGTGAGTCAGGTTGCGGAAAAACAACACTTGGAAAAAGCATAATGATGCTTCAAAAACCTACAGGCGGAGAAGCAAGATTCAATATGAACGGTGAAATGAAGGACATCAGAAAATTCAGCAAAGAAGAACTGTTCAAGTTTAAAAAGCAGGTTCAAATGGTATTCCAAGATCCATACAGCTCTTTAAATCCTATGAAAACAATATATGATGCCTTTGATGAACCTCTAAAAGCACATGGCTATATATCAAAAGAAGAACGTGAGCAGATAATGATTGACAGACTTAAAACTGTAAATCTTCAGGCAGAGTATATATATCGCTATCCGCATGAATTTTCAGGTGGACAAAGACAGAGAATTTGTATAGCAAGAGCCTTATGTGTAGAACCTCAAGTAGTTGTGTTGGACGAGCCTGTATCGGCATTGGATGTATCCATTCAGGCACAAGTGCTAAATCTTATGCAGGACATACAAAAACAGTTCAATTTGACATATATATTTATAGCACATGACTTATCAGTTGTAGAATATATAAGTGATAGAATAATAGTTATGTATCTTGGTAATATAGTGGAAATATCAAAAGCGGAAGGATTATATAAAAATCCGTTGCATCCATATACACAGGCTTTGTTATCGGCGATACCGATACCTGTTGTAGGAGCGGATAAGAACAGAATAGTGTTGGAAGGAGATGTTCCGTCGCCTATAAATAAACCTTCAGGCTGTGCTTTTCATACGAGATGTAAAAAAGCTATGGATATATGTAAAACACAAACACCTGTAATAAAAAATATAGATAGCGAACATATGGTAGCCTGTCATCTGTATTAA
- a CDS encoding ABC transporter ATP-binding protein: MENLLEARNLCTEFKVGKDSIKIVKDVSFDVKKGKILSIVGESGCGKSVTVHSMINLLPKAGRVANGTSIFETSSGEKVDLVNLKPYSKEIRALRGKEIGMIFQDPMQSLNPVYTIGNQIMENILQHNKVSKKDAEEIGIEMLKKLGIPEPKKRFYDFPHQFSGGMKQRVMIAIAMVNNPNLLIADEPTTALDVTIQAQIMDLMKGMRDEYGKSVILITHNMGLVAEVANQVAVMYMGRIIEYGDVKDVFENPMHPYTRALLKSVPVPGMAKNQKLATIPGETPDPKKYKIGCEFANRCSFAKEECKNQDIPTYVIDGTHIAKCILLKGNKEA; this comes from the coding sequence ATGGAAAATTTATTAGAAGCAAGAAATCTTTGCACAGAATTTAAAGTGGGTAAGGACTCTATAAAAATAGTAAAAGATGTTTCTTTTGATGTAAAAAAAGGAAAGATATTATCAATAGTAGGGGAATCAGGATGTGGTAAATCGGTTACAGTACACAGTATGATAAATCTTCTTCCAAAAGCCGGTAGAGTTGCAAACGGGACATCTATTTTTGAAACTTCAAGTGGAGAAAAAGTAGATCTTGTAAATCTCAAGCCATATTCAAAAGAGATAAGAGCACTTCGTGGAAAAGAAATAGGGATGATATTTCAAGATCCGATGCAATCATTAAATCCGGTTTATACAATAGGTAATCAAATAATGGAAAATATTTTGCAACACAACAAAGTTTCCAAAAAAGATGCAGAAGAGATAGGAATAGAGATGCTCAAAAAATTAGGCATACCTGAGCCTAAAAAGAGATTTTACGATTTTCCCCATCAATTTTCAGGCGGTATGAAACAAAGGGTTATGATAGCTATAGCGATGGTTAACAATCCTAATCTTTTGATAGCTGATGAGCCTACAACGGCATTAGACGTTACTATACAAGCTCAGATAATGGATTTGATGAAGGGTATGCGTGATGAATATGGCAAATCTGTAATACTTATCACTCATAATATGGGACTTGTTGCTGAGGTTGCAAATCAAGTTGCAGTTATGTATATGGGACGCATTATTGAATATGGTGATGTGAAAGATGTATTTGAAAATCCTATGCATCCTTATACGAGAGCACTTTTAAAATCAGTGCCTGTACCTGGAATGGCAAAAAATCAAAAATTAGCTACAATACCGGGAGAAACACCTGATCCTAAGAAATATAAAATAGGCTGTGAATTTGCAAATCGCTGTAGTTTTGCAAAAGAAGAATGTAAAAATCAAGATATACCTACTTATGTGATAGACGGCACACATATAGCGAAGTGTATATTGTTAAAAGGGAATAAGGAGGCATAA
- a CDS encoding HAD family hydrolase codes for MIDTIIFDFGNVIVDYNADYIVRCFADKDEDIKLLCDAVNHNWSALDEGIIEYDEYINQTKAMLPERLYDNVDRLFVDWYKCMPYIDGVKEIIKSLKQNGYKLIILSNAPDYFADVIDYFDVVQNFDAIVISGKIKMFKPNKDIYEYVLKKYDLTDENTLFIDDKTENVNSAKSCNINGLVFNQDAEKLKTDLKELFGINL; via the coding sequence ATGATAGATACGATTATTTTTGATTTTGGAAATGTTATTGTAGATTACAATGCCGATTATATAGTCAGGTGCTTTGCAGATAAAGATGAAGATATAAAATTGTTATGTGATGCTGTAAATCATAATTGGTCAGCACTTGATGAGGGCATAATAGAGTACGATGAATATATAAATCAGACGAAAGCTATGTTACCTGAAAGACTTTATGATAATGTTGACAGGCTTTTTGTAGATTGGTATAAATGTATGCCTTATATAGACGGTGTTAAAGAAATAATAAAGTCCCTTAAACAAAACGGATATAAATTGATAATACTATCGAACGCTCCTGATTATTTTGCCGATGTTATAGATTATTTTGATGTTGTACAAAACTTTGATGCAATAGTAATATCAGGCAAGATAAAAATGTTTAAACCCAATAAAGACATATATGAATATGTACTTAAAAAATATGACTTGACAGATGAAAATACACTTTTTATAGATGACAAAACGGAAAATGTAAATTCAGCCAAATCTTGCAATATAAACGGTTTAGTTTTTAATCAAGATGCAGAAAAACTAAAAACGGATTTAAAAGAACTGTTCGGCATTAATTTGTAA
- a CDS encoding DNA alkylation repair protein translates to MKSVIEQLFELQDLSYKDFHKKLIPNIDEDNIIGVRTPVLRKFAKEFAKSELKDEFLNSLPHKYYDENNLHAFVIEAIKDYDECINKIDEFLPYIDNWATCDLLSPKIFKKYKKEVYDKIKIWIKSDKTYTVRFAIVTLLANYLDDDFEEEMLTLVTDIKSEEYYINMAIAWYVSVALVKQYDSTIKLIQSKKLDKFTHNKSIQKAIESYRVDDDKKKYLRTLKIK, encoded by the coding sequence ATGAAATCTGTTATAGAACAACTGTTTGAATTGCAAGACTTATCGTACAAAGATTTTCACAAAAAACTCATACCCAATATAGATGAAGACAATATAATCGGGGTAAGAACGCCGGTTCTTCGCAAATTTGCTAAAGAGTTTGCAAAAAGCGAATTGAAAGACGAATTTTTAAATTCATTACCTCATAAGTATTATGATGAAAACAATCTACACGCTTTTGTAATAGAAGCTATAAAAGACTATGATGAGTGTATAAATAAAATAGACGAGTTTTTGCCATATATAGACAACTGGGCAACTTGCGACCTATTATCTCCTAAAATCTTCAAAAAATATAAAAAAGAAGTCTATGACAAGATAAAGATATGGATTAAAAGCGATAAAACTTATACAGTCAGATTTGCAATAGTTACACTGCTTGCGAACTATCTTGATGACGATTTTGAAGAAGAGATGCTGACTCTTGTTACAGATATTAAAAGTGAAGAATACTACATAAATATGGCTATTGCTTGGTATGTGAGCGTGGCACTCGTAAAACAGTATGATTCTACAATAAAATTGATACAAAGTAAAAAATTGGATAAATTCACTCATAATAAGAGTATACAAAAAGCCATAGAGAGCTATAGAGTAGATGATGATAAAAAGAAGTATTTAAGAACACTAAAAATTAAATGA
- a CDS encoding N-acetylneuraminate lyase, producing MKNEDLKGLYSALLISFNEDGSINEQGIREIIRHNIDKMKVDGLYVGGSTGENFLLSTDEKKRIFEIAKDESKSDIKLIAQVGSMNVYEAIELAKFTTDLGYDAISAVTPFYYKFSFEEIKEYYEMIINSVDNRLIVYSIPFLTGVNINVEQFGELFKNEKIIGVKFTAADFYLLERVRKAYPEHLIYAGFDEMMLSASVLNVDGAIGSTFNLNGIRARKIVELVKEGKIDEARELQHITNDFITDVLNNGLYSTLKTCLELQGVHAGYSRRPMKSASEAQKQRAKEIYEKYLK from the coding sequence ATGAAAAACGAAGATTTAAAAGGTTTATACAGTGCATTATTGATATCATTCAACGAAGACGGAAGTATAAATGAGCAAGGAATAAGAGAGATTATACGTCACAACATAGACAAGATGAAAGTGGACGGACTATATGTAGGAGGAAGTACGGGAGAAAACTTCCTGCTTTCAACAGATGAGAAAAAAAGAATATTTGAAATTGCAAAAGATGAGTCAAAAAGCGATATAAAATTAATTGCACAAGTAGGCTCTATGAATGTATATGAAGCTATAGAACTTGCAAAATTTACGACAGATTTAGGCTATGATGCAATATCTGCAGTAACACCTTTTTATTATAAATTCTCTTTTGAAGAAATAAAAGAATATTATGAAATGATAATAAATAGTGTAGACAACAGACTTATAGTTTATTCTATACCGTTCCTTACAGGAGTAAACATAAATGTAGAACAATTCGGAGAATTGTTTAAAAATGAAAAAATAATAGGCGTTAAGTTTACAGCCGCAGATTTCTATTTGCTTGAAAGAGTTAGAAAAGCATATCCTGAGCATCTTATATATGCAGGATTTGATGAAATGATGTTGTCAGCATCAGTATTAAACGTAGACGGAGCGATAGGTTCAACATTTAATTTGAACGGTATAAGAGCAAGAAAAATAGTAGAACTTGTAAAAGAAGGTAAAATAGACGAAGCAAGAGAATTACAACACATAACAAATGATTTTATAACAGATGTGCTAAACAACGGATTGTATTCAACACTTAAAACTTGCTTAGAATTACAAGGAGTACATGCAGGATACAGCAGAAGACCTATGAAAAGTGCAAGTGAAGCTCAAAAACAAAGAGCTAAAGAGATATATGAAAAATATCTAAAATAA
- a CDS encoding YhcH/YjgK/YiaL family protein, translated as MIYNKFSYKKFEEEFLQKIFEFLEKNDVSKFENGRYDIDKDNLFLNIATYNTTTPENRVWEAHKEYIDVHMMIKGKEKMCTAFIENANITEYHEDSDYVEISDIKGDISQIVLNEGEYIVCYPQDVHKTACIVEKEEEVKKAIFKVRV; from the coding sequence ATGATTTATAATAAATTCTCTTATAAAAAATTTGAAGAAGAGTTTTTGCAAAAAATATTTGAATTTTTAGAAAAAAATGATGTATCTAAATTTGAAAACGGCAGATATGATATAGATAAAGATAATTTATTTTTAAATATAGCAACTTACAATACAACTACACCTGAAAACAGAGTTTGGGAAGCTCATAAAGAATATATTGACGTGCACATGATGATAAAAGGAAAAGAAAAAATGTGTACAGCTTTCATAGAAAATGCGAATATCACAGAATATCACGAAGACAGCGATTATGTAGAGATATCCGATATAAAAGGCGATATATCTCAGATAGTCTTAAATGAGGGAGAGTATATTGTGTGCTATCCGCAAGATGTTCACAAGACAGCTTGTATAGTGGAAAAAGAAGAAGAAGTGAAAAAGGCTATATTTAAAGTGAGAGTATAA
- a CDS encoding O-antigen ligase family protein: MDLKRFIKILPFILGLLIIPVTMRLVEVQIPFEVQMHWKGVGVDNDILSYAKSVMLIISGVIVAGILFFTISSESIIKIKSLKPFIIAFAVLLFMAIISTIFGGNGVISYGGAPSRYEGLYAYIGYFILFFYALTIEYDKKTEHSIIIVLAIFTVLCGIVGFTQYIGKDIFLRPFATSLYIPEALKEYRSAMTVTQFSFKNMYLFTTHYNYSSMLMSVVSMFWCLYFVCVKEKKYKIISGLMSVLSVLMLLGANARSGVMAVFISGIILCITFISKIISNKKMSMVALAVIVIFVGITAKLGMMSRFTSLVEDIKKISASGKQEEVYIREQIPLKDIKTDDTSYTIIYNDVTLKFDNKQSSFYDENGTVLAFETPEQGSVVFKDGRYANFSIGVTKRKSNVDETEHLYHLVKIDGNLFNFDVTDKVQFVNHLGMPMYPEKAERIGFKGMERLGSGRGFITASTIPLILKSPLIGYGPDAFLQIFNQDDIYTKMYVYGNPNELVDKPHNLYLLYAINFGVIGLGAFLFIIILLIVKMKRKYKEDLLSDNAIYIGAFAGVLAYMGSGFFNDSVVAVSPIFWILLGIAVSGVDFKIKNKFGVNKK, encoded by the coding sequence ATGGATTTAAAAAGATTTATTAAGATACTGCCGTTTATTTTAGGGCTTTTAATAATACCTGTTACTATGAGATTGGTTGAGGTACAGATACCTTTTGAGGTGCAAATGCATTGGAAAGGTGTAGGTGTGGATAATGATATATTATCGTATGCAAAATCTGTTATGCTTATAATAAGTGGAGTTATTGTTGCCGGAATATTGTTTTTTACCATTTCCAGTGAAAGCATAATAAAGATAAAATCTTTAAAGCCTTTTATAATTGCTTTTGCAGTATTGCTTTTTATGGCTATAATATCTACAATATTTGGAGGTAACGGAGTTATTTCATATGGAGGTGCTCCGTCAAGATATGAAGGATTGTATGCATATATAGGATATTTCATATTGTTTTTTTATGCTCTTACAATTGAATATGACAAAAAAACAGAACATTCAATAATTATAGTGTTGGCTATATTTACAGTTTTATGCGGTATAGTCGGTTTTACTCAATATATAGGAAAGGATATATTTTTAAGGCCGTTTGCGACAAGCTTATATATACCTGAGGCTCTTAAAGAATACAGAAGCGCTATGACTGTAACTCAGTTTTCTTTTAAAAATATGTATTTGTTTACGACTCATTACAACTATTCTTCTATGCTTATGTCTGTTGTGTCAATGTTTTGGTGTTTATATTTCGTGTGCGTTAAAGAAAAAAAATATAAGATAATATCAGGGCTTATGTCTGTGCTTTCTGTGTTGATGTTACTAGGTGCGAATGCAAGATCAGGTGTAATGGCTGTTTTTATATCAGGCATAATCTTATGTATAACATTTATATCTAAGATTATATCGAATAAAAAAATGAGTATGGTTGCATTAGCTGTTATTGTCATATTTGTAGGTATTACGGCGAAACTTGGTATGATGTCAAGATTTACGTCTTTAGTTGAAGATATAAAGAAAATAAGTGCCTCCGGTAAACAGGAGGAGGTTTATATAAGAGAACAAATACCTCTAAAAGACATAAAAACAGATGATACGTCTTATACTATAATCTATAATGATGTTACGCTTAAATTTGATAACAAGCAAAGTTCTTTTTATGATGAAAATGGAACTGTCTTAGCGTTTGAAACTCCTGAGCAGGGCAGCGTCGTATTCAAAGATGGAAGATATGCCAATTTTTCTATAGGAGTGACAAAAAGAAAAAGCAATGTTGACGAAACTGAACATTTATATCATTTGGTTAAAATAGACGGTAACTTATTTAATTTTGATGTGACTGATAAAGTTCAGTTTGTAAATCATTTAGGTATGCCTATGTATCCTGAAAAAGCGGAAAGAATAGGATTTAAAGGTATGGAAAGATTAGGCTCAGGTAGAGGATTTATAACTGCTTCTACAATCCCTTTGATTTTGAAATCGCCTCTAATAGGCTATGGACCTGACGCATTTTTGCAAATATTTAATCAAGATGATATATATACGAAGATGTATGTATATGGCAATCCTAATGAATTGGTCGATAAACCTCATAATTTGTATTTACTGTATGCAATAAATTTTGGAGTTATAGGTTTAGGAGCATTTTTATTCATAATAATATTGCTCATAGTTAAAATGAAGAGAAAATACAAAGAAGATTTGTTATCTGACAATGCGATATATATAGGTGCATTTGCAGGTGTGCTTGCATACATGGGCAGCGGATTTTTTAATGACTCTGTTGTTGCAGTATCACCTATATTTTGGATATTGCTCGGTATAGCTGTGTCAGGAGTAGATTTTAAGATTAAGAATAAATTTGGGGTTAATAAAAAATGA
- a CDS encoding GNAT family N-acetyltransferase, whose protein sequence is MDIDFKQITRDYVEKIIDKYIAFREEEGEKWEYEDAKMRIEQLVFVLGSYCIMMIKNDEIIGFALGFFKQFDTVKIYYLEEILIGKKFRNHGYGTMLLKKLEQDLKSSGCKKITLLTTHSDEHRRFYERLGFVYNDFLRPLKKDI, encoded by the coding sequence ATGGATATTGATTTTAAACAAATAACAAGAGATTATGTTGAAAAAATCATAGATAAATATATAGCATTTAGAGAAGAAGAAGGCGAAAAATGGGAATATGAAGATGCAAAAATGAGAATAGAACAGCTTGTTTTCGTTTTAGGTTCATATTGTATAATGATGATTAAAAATGATGAAATAATAGGTTTTGCTCTTGGATTTTTTAAACAATTCGATACAGTGAAAATATATTATTTGGAAGAAATATTGATAGGGAAAAAATTTCGTAATCATGGCTATGGAACCATGCTTTTAAAAAAATTGGAGCAAGATTTAAAATCAAGCGGTTGTAAGAAGATAACATTATTGACTACACACAGTGATGAACATAGGAGATTCTATGAAAGACTTGGATTTGTATATAATGATTTTTTAAGACCGTTGAAAAAAGATATATAA
- a CDS encoding N-acetylmannosamine-6-phosphate 2-epimerase: MGAVEQIKGELIVSCQALPEEPLHSSFIMGRMARAAKEGGAKGIRANSVEDIKEIKKTVDLPIIGIIKKDYEGCDVYITPTMEQVDELVKTGCEIIAMQATDNIRPNGENTEQFFKKVREKYPTQKFMADCSTLSEAILADKIGFDFIGTTMVGYTKQSKNLKIENNDFELMKEIIKNVKHPVIAEGNIDTPQKAKRVLELGCYSVVVGSIITRPKVITERFVKAINENK, encoded by the coding sequence ATGGGAGCAGTAGAACAGATAAAAGGAGAGCTTATAGTATCTTGTCAGGCTTTGCCTGAAGAACCGTTACATTCTTCGTTTATAATGGGAAGAATGGCGCGTGCTGCCAAAGAAGGTGGAGCTAAAGGGATTCGTGCCAATTCGGTAGAAGATATAAAAGAAATAAAAAAAACAGTAGACTTGCCTATAATAGGAATTATTAAAAAAGATTATGAAGGCTGTGATGTATATATAACACCAACTATGGAGCAAGTAGACGAGCTTGTAAAAACGGGTTGTGAAATAATAGCTATGCAAGCGACTGACAATATAAGACCTAATGGAGAAAATACGGAGCAGTTTTTTAAAAAAGTCAGAGAAAAATATCCTACACAAAAGTTTATGGCGGATTGCTCAACTCTTTCAGAGGCTATTCTTGCAGATAAGATAGGCTTTGATTTCATAGGAACTACTATGGTAGGATACACTAAGCAGAGTAAAAATTTAAAAATAGAAAATAATGATTTTGAACTTATGAAAGAAATAATAAAAAATGTAAAGCATCCTGTAATAGCAGAAGGAAATATAGATACACCTCAAAAAGCAAAAAGAGTGTTGGAACTTGGATGTTACAGCGTTGTTGTAGGTTCAATAATAACAAGGCCTAAGGTTATTACAGAGAGATTTGTAAAAGCTATAAATGAAAACAAATAA
- the rbr gene encoding rubrerythrin, with the protein MAKSLKGTQTLVNLMTSFAGESQARTRYTFFSSVAKKEGFEEISAIFMETAENEKEHAKIFYKYVAEKMEGEEFPVATEITGTFPCIMSNTYDNLMAAAAGENEEWTEAYPKFAEIAEQEGFNDIAASFRLIAKVEKEHEERYRRLADDVKNGTVFKKEEIVAWKCRNCGFIFEGKEAPKLCPACKHPQAYFEVRR; encoded by the coding sequence ATGGCAAAATCTTTAAAAGGAACACAAACTTTAGTAAATTTGATGACATCTTTTGCAGGTGAATCACAAGCAAGAACAAGATATACTTTTTTCTCAAGCGTTGCTAAAAAAGAAGGATTTGAAGAAATATCAGCTATATTTATGGAAACTGCTGAAAACGAAAAAGAACACGCAAAAATATTCTACAAATATGTTGCTGAAAAAATGGAGGGAGAAGAATTCCCTGTAGCTACAGAAATAACAGGAACTTTCCCATGCATTATGTCAAACACTTACGATAACCTTATGGCTGCTGCTGCCGGCGAAAATGAAGAATGGACAGAGGCTTATCCTAAATTTGCTGAAATAGCTGAACAAGAAGGTTTTAACGATATAGCAGCATCATTCAGATTAATTGCAAAAGTTGAAAAAGAACACGAAGAAAGATACAGAAGATTAGCTGATGACGTAAAAAACGGCACTGTATTCAAAAAAGAAGAAATTGTTGCTTGGAAGTGTAGAAACTGCGGATTTATATTCGAAGGAAAAGAAGCACCTAAACTATGTCCTGCATGTAAACATCCACAAGCATATTTTGAAGTAAGAAGATAA
- a CDS encoding ROK family protein, translating into MKKYIAIDIGGTSIKYGLIANEQILFSCDTDTMAKKGGWHIVSLVKNIVRKYLEEQEDIAGVCISTAGMVDTKKGEIIYAGKQIPQYIGVNWKKEIKDEFNLPCEVENDVNCAGLSEAISGAGKGKQSVLCLTIGTGIGACMVENGKIYNGHSYSAFEVGYLKLKDGDFQDLASTTALIESYKEEKNDCEKDINGKLIFDLAKNGDETAIKQIDKLIDYMCIGISNICYIINPSIVVLGGGIMEQKEYMLPKIKECMKKYLLKNIYDNTKFDCAKHKNKAGMLGAYYHFLNEQKSK; encoded by the coding sequence ATGAAAAAATATATTGCAATAGATATAGGCGGAACATCTATAAAATATGGGCTTATTGCAAATGAACAGATACTTTTTAGCTGTGATACAGATACTATGGCAAAAAAAGGTGGGTGGCATATAGTATCTCTCGTGAAAAATATAGTGAGAAAATATCTTGAAGAGCAAGAAGATATAGCAGGAGTGTGCATATCGACAGCAGGTATGGTAGACACGAAAAAGGGAGAGATAATATATGCGGGCAAACAGATTCCACAATATATAGGTGTAAATTGGAAAAAAGAGATTAAAGACGAGTTTAATCTGCCATGTGAAGTTGAAAATGATGTGAATTGTGCCGGATTGAGTGAAGCTATAAGCGGAGCCGGAAAAGGAAAACAAAGCGTATTATGTCTGACCATAGGTACAGGAATAGGCGCTTGTATGGTAGAAAACGGAAAAATATATAACGGGCACAGCTACAGTGCATTTGAAGTAGGCTATTTAAAACTTAAAGACGGAGATTTTCAAGATTTGGCATCAACGACAGCTCTTATAGAAAGTTATAAAGAAGAAAAAAATGACTGTGAGAAAGACATAAACGGTAAACTTATATTCGATTTGGCTAAAAACGGTGATGAAACTGCAATAAAACAAATAGATAAGCTTATAGACTATATGTGCATAGGTATATCAAACATATGCTATATAATAAATCCTTCCATTGTAGTATTGGGTGGAGGGATAATGGAGCAAAAAGAATATATGTTGCCTAAGATAAAAGAATGTATGAAAAAATATTTGCTTAAAAACATATATGACAATACAAAATTTGATTGTGCAAAGCACAAAAACAAAGCAGGTATGCTCGGAGCATATTATCACTTTTTAAATGAGCAAAAAAGTAAATAG